From a region of the Microbacterium sp. nov. GSS16 genome:
- a CDS encoding MarR family winged helix-turn-helix transcriptional regulator, with protein sequence MARPRPLPIDPLAEAKRQWLAHGWTDAAEGMAVVTSVMRAQQLLLARVDAALKPFEVTFARYEVLRLLAFSRTGTLPLSSVVARLQVHATSVTSTAERLVRDGLVRRDPHPHDGRAALLTLTDSGRDLVERATAALNTEVFSSPGLDADDATSLVGIVARLRKNAGDFTDPRPLPDPL encoded by the coding sequence ATGGCTCGTCCCCGTCCGCTTCCCATCGACCCTCTCGCCGAGGCGAAGCGGCAATGGCTTGCACATGGCTGGACCGATGCGGCGGAGGGCATGGCCGTGGTGACCTCGGTCATGCGGGCGCAGCAGCTTCTGCTGGCCCGGGTGGATGCCGCTCTCAAGCCCTTCGAGGTGACGTTCGCCCGCTACGAGGTGCTGCGTCTGCTCGCGTTCAGCCGCACGGGCACGCTGCCTCTTTCGAGCGTCGTCGCCCGCCTGCAGGTGCACGCCACCAGCGTCACGAGCACGGCCGAGCGGCTGGTGCGCGATGGCCTGGTGCGCCGCGACCCGCACCCGCACGACGGCCGCGCCGCATTGCTGACTCTGACCGACTCGGGCCGAGACCTCGTCGAGCGGGCCACCGCCGCCTTGAACACCGAGGTATTCTCCTCCCCCGGGCTCGACGCCGACGATGCGACGTCGCTGGTCGGCATCGTCGCGCGTCTGCGCAAGAACGCCGGCGACTTCACGGACCCCCGCCCGCTCCCCGACCCGCTCTGA
- a CDS encoding electron transfer flavoprotein subunit beta/FixA family protein codes for MKIYVLVKEVPDTYGDRKLDLETGLADRSAGDVVLDEITERALEVALSYADKNPGTEVVSLSMAPESATASVRRSLAIGAASAVHVVDEELRGADLTLTAEVLAAAIRRGEPDLVITGNLSTDGVGGVIPAMLAEHLGWAQATALSAVEIGDGQLTGTRAGDAGTQDVTVPLPAVISITEALPDARFPNFKGIMAAKKKPLEVLSLADLGVSADPAVAPRTIMTSVAEKPARAAGVKITDEGDAAAQLVEFLAQNRLV; via the coding sequence ATGAAGATCTACGTCCTGGTGAAGGAAGTGCCCGACACCTACGGAGACCGCAAGCTCGATCTCGAGACCGGTCTGGCTGATCGATCGGCGGGTGATGTCGTGCTCGATGAGATCACCGAGCGCGCGCTCGAGGTGGCGCTGTCGTACGCCGACAAGAACCCGGGAACCGAGGTGGTGAGCCTGTCGATGGCTCCCGAATCCGCTACGGCATCCGTCCGCCGGTCGCTGGCCATCGGCGCCGCCTCCGCCGTCCACGTCGTCGACGAAGAGCTGCGCGGCGCCGACCTCACTCTCACCGCAGAGGTGCTCGCGGCCGCGATCCGCCGCGGCGAGCCCGACCTGGTCATCACCGGCAACCTGTCGACCGACGGAGTCGGCGGCGTCATCCCCGCGATGCTCGCCGAGCACCTCGGCTGGGCGCAGGCGACCGCACTCAGCGCGGTAGAGATCGGCGACGGGCAGCTGACCGGCACCCGCGCCGGCGACGCGGGCACACAAGATGTGACGGTGCCGCTGCCGGCGGTCATCTCCATCACCGAGGCGCTTCCGGATGCCCGATTCCCCAACTTCAAGGGCATCATGGCCGCGAAGAAGAAGCCCCTCGAGGTGCTCTCGCTGGCGGACCTCGGCGTCTCGGCCGACCCGGCCGTCGCTCCCCGCACGATCATGACGAGCGTCGCGGAGAAGCCGGCGCGAGCCGCCGGAGTCAAGATCACCGACGAGGGCGACGCCGCAGCGCAGCTCGTCGAGTTCCTCGCGCAGAACAGGCTGGTGTGA
- a CDS encoding electron transfer flavoprotein subunit alpha/FixB family protein, whose amino-acid sequence MAYPEKSILVLVDVDPSGDAASSTAALIGAASAIGAPVALIVGGGQAATDAAAQAGAQVVLTAAGDASSLTVPAVDALQAAYRQVQPDAVLISNSIAGRDVAGRFAVREKLALSVDVVGVSRDDEGVIAQHSVYGGSYLTESAPTFGVPVITVRQGAVDARAEAVASPVVEELAVTPSGAATAAAGEIAAEEKTSSRPELRGATRVVSGGRGLGSKEKFVLVEQLADALGAAVGASRAAVDAGYIPYAHQVGQTGVSVSPQLYVALGISGAIQHRAGMQTAKTIVAINKDGDAPIFDVADFGIVGDVFTVVPQLIEALEARKK is encoded by the coding sequence ATGGCGTACCCCGAGAAGTCGATCCTCGTTCTCGTCGACGTCGACCCGTCCGGCGATGCCGCCAGCAGCACGGCGGCGCTGATCGGCGCCGCCTCGGCGATAGGAGCGCCGGTGGCGCTGATCGTCGGGGGCGGCCAGGCGGCCACCGACGCGGCGGCTCAGGCCGGCGCACAGGTCGTGCTCACTGCTGCCGGCGATGCCTCGTCGCTCACCGTGCCCGCCGTCGACGCTCTGCAGGCGGCCTACCGTCAGGTGCAGCCGGACGCTGTGCTCATCTCCAATTCGATCGCCGGTCGCGACGTCGCAGGCCGCTTCGCCGTGCGCGAGAAGCTCGCTCTCTCGGTCGACGTGGTCGGCGTCTCCCGCGACGACGAGGGTGTGATCGCGCAGCACTCCGTGTACGGCGGCTCGTACCTCACCGAGTCGGCGCCCACCTTCGGCGTGCCCGTGATCACTGTGCGGCAGGGAGCGGTCGACGCACGCGCCGAGGCCGTCGCCTCGCCCGTGGTCGAAGAGCTGGCGGTCACGCCGTCCGGCGCCGCGACCGCCGCCGCCGGCGAGATCGCCGCCGAGGAGAAGACGTCGTCGCGCCCCGAGCTGCGCGGTGCCACCCGGGTCGTCTCGGGCGGGCGCGGCCTGGGCTCGAAGGAGAAGTTCGTTCTCGTCGAGCAGCTCGCCGACGCGCTCGGTGCCGCCGTCGGCGCGTCGCGCGCGGCGGTGGATGCCGGGTACATCCCGTACGCGCACCAGGTCGGTCAGACCGGTGTCTCGGTGTCGCCCCAGCTGTACGTCGCCCTCGGCATCTCGGGCGCGATCCAGCACCGTGCGGGCATGCAGACCGCGAAGACCATCGTGGCGATCAACAAGGACGGCGACGCTCCGATCTTCGACGTCGCCGACTTCGGCATCGTCGGTGACGTCTTCACCGTGGTGCCCCAGCTGATCGAGGCGCTCGAAGCCCGGAAGAAGTGA
- a CDS encoding cytochrome b/b6 domain-containing protein, with protein MAGSIRRGLPRVKGGEPWPPATEVQVPELPTSPTTARDLAESTAPSREQPVPSSTSGALDERLSDAPAPTGVSLRRGLPRVPGGEPWPPGEATVVASVAAATTEPVAGASSERDLAENTGPSREQAVPSATSRAVDAEASPAIAHAAAGADAGVAVRRGLPRVAGGEPWPPAGTVPVTAHVGAAAATQEAATHEETTAATVARESAPVTEIAASIDAPAGQEVVASASRPVVSTPLPYPRTVWQGRAPRHAAAPLPEPSPLRPGWPRAIGGLLGLASLGLVAVAAVFLVRAFLSLPLMQDFLAAYPGEYHPAVDVEPGFAPWANWAHFFNMFLMVLIIRSGLRVRSEKRPTVFWTPRRNAKGKISLTLWFHQALDLLWIINGVVFVALLFTTGHWARIVPTSWEVFPNALSAGLQYLSFDWPTDNGWVNYNSLQQLAYFVTVFVAAPLAIVTGFRMSGLWPKKAEGLSKAYPVEWARALHFPVMLYFVAFIIVHVALVFLTGALRNLNHMFAAQGSVEGAAYAANWTGFWVFVLAMAVIAGGWFAARPLVLAPIAKLFGQVSGR; from the coding sequence ATGGCCGGATCGATCCGCCGCGGACTCCCGCGAGTGAAGGGCGGCGAGCCGTGGCCTCCCGCGACCGAGGTCCAGGTCCCCGAGCTCCCCACCTCGCCGACGACAGCGCGAGACCTCGCCGAGAGCACGGCACCTTCGCGTGAACAGCCCGTGCCGTCGTCGACGTCCGGTGCTCTCGACGAGCGGCTCTCGGATGCCCCTGCGCCGACCGGCGTGAGCCTGCGGCGCGGACTTCCGCGCGTGCCGGGCGGGGAGCCCTGGCCCCCCGGGGAGGCCACAGTCGTGGCATCCGTCGCCGCTGCCACCACCGAGCCCGTGGCCGGCGCGTCCAGTGAACGGGATCTCGCCGAGAACACGGGTCCTTCACGCGAACAGGCCGTGCCGTCGGCGACATCCCGTGCTGTCGACGCAGAGGCGAGCCCGGCGATTGCGCACGCAGCGGCAGGGGCGGATGCCGGAGTCGCGGTGCGACGCGGGCTTCCGCGCGTCGCAGGAGGGGAGCCGTGGCCTCCGGCCGGCACCGTGCCCGTGACCGCACACGTCGGCGCAGCGGCGGCGACCCAGGAGGCTGCGACCCACGAGGAGACGACTGCCGCGACCGTCGCGAGAGAGTCCGCTCCGGTGACAGAGATCGCCGCGTCCATCGACGCTCCGGCCGGCCAGGAAGTCGTCGCCTCGGCGTCCAGGCCCGTCGTCTCGACCCCGCTGCCGTATCCGCGCACGGTGTGGCAAGGTCGCGCTCCGCGGCACGCGGCCGCTCCGCTGCCCGAGCCCTCGCCTCTGCGGCCGGGATGGCCGCGGGCCATCGGAGGGCTGCTGGGACTGGCGTCCCTCGGCCTGGTGGCGGTCGCGGCGGTCTTCCTCGTCCGCGCATTCCTCAGCCTCCCGCTGATGCAGGACTTCCTGGCGGCCTACCCGGGCGAGTACCACCCGGCCGTCGACGTCGAGCCGGGGTTCGCGCCGTGGGCGAACTGGGCGCACTTCTTCAACATGTTCCTCATGGTGCTGATCATCCGCTCGGGCCTGCGCGTGCGCAGCGAGAAGCGGCCGACGGTGTTCTGGACGCCGCGACGCAACGCCAAGGGCAAGATCAGCCTCACACTCTGGTTCCACCAGGCACTCGACCTGCTGTGGATCATCAACGGCGTCGTCTTCGTCGCGCTGCTGTTCACCACCGGCCACTGGGCGCGCATCGTGCCGACGAGCTGGGAGGTCTTCCCGAACGCGCTGTCGGCGGGGCTGCAGTACCTCTCGTTCGACTGGCCGACCGACAACGGCTGGGTGAACTACAACAGCCTGCAGCAGCTTGCCTATTTCGTCACGGTGTTCGTCGCCGCTCCGCTCGCGATCGTCACCGGGTTCCGGATGTCGGGGCTGTGGCCGAAGAAGGCCGAGGGGCTGTCGAAGGCGTACCCGGTCGAGTGGGCGCGTGCGCTGCACTTCCCGGTGATGCTGTACTTCGTCGCGTTCATCATCGTGCACGTCGCGCTCGTGTTCCTCACCGGGGCGCTGCGCAACCTCAACCACATGTTCGCCGCTCAGGGATCGGTCGAGGGCGCCGCGTATGCCGCGAACTGGACGGGATTCTGGGTGTTCGTGCTCGCGATGGCCGTGATCGCCGGTGGCTGGTTCGCCGCGCGTCCGCTGGTGCTCGCTCCGATCGCGAAGCTGTTCGGGCAGGTGTCCGGCCGCTGA
- a CDS encoding Re/Si-specific NAD(P)(+) transhydrogenase subunit alpha: MTRIGIVREGPEEARVAATPDTAHRLSTLGYEVVVEIGAGERSAYPDAAYAASGARLVSQAEAWASPVVLKVNPPTDAEIARLADNATLIGLVSPALRPELVQKLAQRGITAIALDAVPRISRAQSMDVLSSMANIAGYRAVVEAANEFGRFFTGQVTAAGKVPPAKVLVAGAGVAGLAAIGAASSLGAIVRATDPRPEVADQVSSIGGTYLPVDVEVEKSSDGYAKATSADYDRRAAEIYTEQAADVDVIITTALIPGRAAPRLITASDVAQMKPGSVIVDMAAAQGGNVEGSVAGQRVVTDNGVIILGYTDLASRLATQASQLYGTNVANLVALLTPNDDGAITIDFDDIVQRSVTVVRDGEITWPPPPVQVAAAPQASAPETASASIPEKKPMSAGKRAGLIVAGIAALFLVNAFAPAPLPQHFTVLMLSVVIGLYVIGKVHHALHTPLMSVTNAISGVIIVGAMLQITDANPVVQVIAAVAVLVASINIFGGFAVTRRMLGMFTLGPARGADK; this comes from the coding sequence ATGACGCGGATAGGAATCGTGCGGGAAGGGCCGGAGGAGGCGCGCGTCGCCGCGACCCCGGACACCGCACACAGGCTCAGCACGCTCGGCTACGAGGTGGTCGTCGAGATCGGGGCGGGGGAGCGCTCGGCGTACCCGGATGCCGCGTACGCGGCATCCGGCGCCCGCCTGGTCTCTCAGGCGGAGGCGTGGGCGAGCCCGGTCGTGCTCAAGGTGAACCCGCCCACGGATGCCGAGATCGCCCGCCTCGCTGACAACGCCACCCTCATCGGGCTGGTCTCTCCGGCACTGCGCCCGGAGCTGGTGCAGAAGCTCGCGCAGCGGGGGATCACGGCGATCGCGCTCGACGCGGTGCCGCGCATCTCACGGGCGCAGTCGATGGACGTGCTCAGCTCGATGGCGAACATCGCCGGGTACCGCGCGGTCGTCGAGGCGGCGAACGAGTTCGGGCGCTTCTTCACCGGTCAGGTGACGGCCGCCGGCAAGGTGCCCCCGGCGAAGGTGCTCGTCGCGGGAGCCGGTGTGGCCGGGCTCGCGGCGATCGGGGCGGCGTCGAGTCTGGGCGCGATCGTGCGCGCCACCGATCCGCGCCCCGAGGTGGCCGACCAGGTCTCATCGATCGGCGGCACCTACCTGCCCGTCGACGTGGAGGTCGAGAAGTCCTCCGACGGGTACGCCAAAGCCACCAGCGCGGACTACGACCGCCGCGCCGCGGAGATCTACACCGAGCAGGCTGCCGACGTCGACGTCATCATCACGACCGCGCTGATACCCGGACGCGCCGCCCCTCGGCTGATCACCGCCTCCGACGTCGCACAGATGAAGCCGGGCAGCGTGATCGTCGACATGGCGGCCGCCCAGGGCGGAAACGTCGAGGGGTCGGTGGCCGGGCAGCGCGTCGTCACCGATAACGGCGTGATCATCCTCGGGTATACCGACCTGGCCTCGCGCCTGGCGACCCAGGCATCCCAGCTCTACGGCACGAACGTCGCCAACCTCGTCGCCCTGCTCACCCCGAACGACGACGGGGCGATCACGATCGACTTCGACGACATCGTGCAGCGCTCGGTCACCGTCGTGCGCGACGGTGAGATCACCTGGCCGCCACCGCCCGTGCAGGTCGCCGCCGCGCCCCAGGCATCCGCTCCGGAGACTGCATCCGCGTCGATACCCGAGAAGAAGCCGATGTCGGCCGGCAAGAGGGCCGGTCTGATCGTCGCGGGCATCGCCGCGCTGTTCCTCGTGAACGCGTTCGCGCCCGCCCCGCTGCCGCAGCACTTCACTGTGCTGATGCTCTCGGTCGTGATCGGCTTGTACGTGATCGGCAAGGTGCACCATGCGCTGCACACGCCGCTCATGTCGGTGACGAACGCCATCTCCGGCGTGATCATCGTCGGCGCGATGCTGCAGATCACCGACGCGAACCCCGTGGTGCAGGTGATCGCCGCCGTCGCCGTGCTCGTGGCCAGCATCAACATCTTCGGCGGCTTCGCGGTGACCCGACGGATGCTCGGCATGTTCACCCTCGGGCCGGCGAGGGGAGCCGACAAGTGA
- the pntB gene encoding Re/Si-specific NAD(P)(+) transhydrogenase subunit beta — MSVDALAAAAYIVAALLFILSLAGLSRHESARAGVIYGITGMVIALGATLTLTIADAWGTAGATLGLSLFGAGVLIGAAIGLWRARVVQMTQMPELIALLHSFVGLAAVLVGWNGHLAHAPIPAELVGIHNAEVFIGIFIGGVTFTGSIVAYLKLSAKMSSRPLMLPGKNVLNVSALAAFVALTVWFVVDQQLWLLIAVTTLAFALGWHLVASIGGGDMPVVVSMLNSYSGWAAAAAGFLLNNDLLIVTGALVGSSGAYLSYIMCRAMNRSFLSVIAGGFGITAAASSDGEHGEHGEHREVSAEGAAAMLSQAQTVIITPGYGMAVAQAQYPVADLVTRLRDRGVEVRFGIHPVAGRLPGHMNVLLAEAKVPYDIVLGMDEINDDFASTSVVLVIGANDTVNPAAAEDPGSPIAGMPVLRVWEAENVIVFKRSMAAGYAGVQNPLFFRDNAQMLFGDAKERVEDIIRAL; from the coding sequence GTGAGCGTCGACGCCCTCGCGGCCGCGGCGTACATCGTCGCGGCCCTGCTCTTCATCCTCAGCCTGGCCGGTCTCAGCCGGCACGAGTCGGCCCGGGCGGGAGTGATCTACGGGATCACAGGGATGGTGATCGCGCTGGGGGCGACTCTGACGCTCACCATCGCGGACGCCTGGGGGACGGCCGGTGCGACGCTCGGCCTGAGCCTGTTCGGCGCCGGCGTGCTGATCGGCGCCGCGATCGGACTCTGGCGGGCACGGGTCGTGCAGATGACGCAGATGCCCGAGCTGATCGCCCTGCTGCACAGCTTCGTCGGTCTCGCCGCCGTGCTGGTCGGCTGGAACGGGCACCTGGCCCACGCGCCCATTCCGGCTGAGCTGGTCGGCATCCACAACGCCGAGGTCTTCATCGGCATCTTCATCGGCGGCGTCACCTTCACCGGCTCGATCGTCGCCTACCTGAAACTGTCGGCGAAGATGTCGTCGCGTCCGCTGATGCTGCCCGGCAAGAACGTGCTCAATGTCAGCGCGCTCGCCGCGTTCGTCGCGCTGACCGTCTGGTTCGTCGTGGATCAGCAGCTGTGGCTGCTCATCGCGGTGACAACGCTGGCCTTCGCGCTGGGGTGGCACCTCGTGGCATCCATCGGCGGCGGCGACATGCCCGTCGTCGTGTCGATGCTCAACAGCTACTCCGGATGGGCGGCGGCCGCCGCCGGCTTCCTGCTCAACAACGACCTGCTGATCGTCACCGGCGCGCTCGTAGGCTCGTCCGGTGCGTACCTGTCGTACATCATGTGCAGGGCGATGAACCGGTCGTTCCTGTCGGTGATCGCCGGCGGCTTCGGCATCACGGCAGCCGCGTCTTCGGACGGCGAGCATGGCGAGCATGGCGAGCATCGCGAGGTCAGTGCGGAGGGGGCCGCGGCCATGCTGTCCCAGGCGCAGACGGTGATCATCACACCCGGCTACGGCATGGCCGTCGCGCAGGCGCAGTATCCCGTCGCAGACCTCGTCACGCGGCTGCGCGATCGCGGCGTGGAGGTGCGCTTCGGCATCCATCCCGTCGCCGGGCGTCTGCCCGGGCACATGAACGTGCTGCTCGCCGAGGCGAAGGTGCCGTACGACATCGTGCTCGGCATGGACGAGATCAACGACGACTTCGCGTCGACCTCCGTCGTTCTCGTGATCGGCGCGAACGACACGGTCAACCCCGCCGCCGCCGAGGACCCCGGCAGTCCCATCGCCGGGATGCCCGTGCTGCGCGTCTGGGAGGCCGAGAACGTCATCGTCTTCAAGCGCTCGATGGCCGCCGGCTATGCGGGCGTGCAGAACCCGCTGTTCTTCCGCGACAACGCGCAGATGCTGTTCGGCGATGCGAAGGAGCGGGTGGAGGACATCATCCGCGCGCTCTGA
- a CDS encoding GNAT family N-acetyltransferase: protein MSTEAHTEIIVRPVRDVDAEALGRVHAQCWHETYDHLISKAALERISPRRMAELWTNWARQGDDFRMSAALVDGEIVGFVGSGPARDKDAPALRELYFIYLLDEHHGTGIGQKLFDAAVYENEPCYLWVAEDNPRAHRFYQRNGFTLDDESHTEPFLGETLTEVRFVRA from the coding sequence ATGAGCACCGAAGCCCATACCGAGATCATCGTCCGACCCGTCCGCGATGTCGATGCGGAGGCCCTGGGTCGCGTCCACGCGCAGTGCTGGCACGAGACCTACGACCACCTGATCAGCAAGGCCGCCCTCGAGCGCATCTCCCCTCGCCGCATGGCCGAGCTGTGGACGAACTGGGCTCGCCAGGGCGACGACTTCCGCATGAGCGCGGCTCTGGTCGATGGCGAGATCGTCGGCTTCGTCGGCTCGGGTCCGGCCCGCGACAAGGACGCCCCGGCGCTGCGCGAGCTGTACTTCATCTACCTGCTCGACGAGCACCACGGCACGGGCATCGGCCAGAAGCTGTTCGATGCCGCCGTCTACGAGAACGAGCCGTGCTACCTGTGGGTGGCCGAAGACAACCCCCGCGCGCACCGGTTCTACCAGCGCAACGGGTTCACCCTCGACGACGAGAGCCACACCGAGCCGTTCCTGGGCGAGACGCTCACCGAGGTCCGGTTCGTGCGCGCCTGA
- a CDS encoding acyl-CoA thioesterase — protein sequence MNVIWRTVLVILQARRRTRRGGALEPSAVSRIRLTTLPTDIDILRHMNNGRYLSLFDLGRWDLLIRTGLFDAMKSRGWYAVVSSETVTFRKSLQLWQRFDVESRFVGHDDKAVFLEHRAVVDGEVYARVIVRSRMLRRGGGTTVSNEELFAAVGKPAGLPEVEPWIHDWASASALPSTRKPAPSVWR from the coding sequence GTGAACGTGATCTGGCGCACCGTCCTCGTCATCCTCCAGGCGCGGCGGCGCACGCGGCGAGGCGGCGCCCTCGAGCCCTCGGCGGTCAGCCGCATCCGGCTCACCACGCTGCCCACCGATATCGACATCCTGCGGCACATGAACAACGGCCGCTATCTGTCGCTGTTCGACCTGGGGCGCTGGGATCTGCTGATCCGCACCGGCCTGTTCGACGCGATGAAGTCGCGCGGCTGGTACGCGGTCGTCTCGAGCGAGACGGTCACCTTCCGCAAGTCGCTGCAGCTGTGGCAGCGCTTCGACGTCGAGTCGCGCTTCGTCGGTCACGACGACAAGGCGGTCTTCCTCGAGCACCGCGCCGTCGTCGACGGCGAGGTGTACGCGCGGGTGATCGTGAGATCGCGGATGCTGCGCCGCGGCGGCGGCACCACCGTCAGCAACGAGGAGCTGTTCGCCGCCGTAGGCAAGCCCGCCGGCCTGCCCGAGGTCGAGCCGTGGATCCACGACTGGGCGTCGGCGTCGGCGCTGCCCTCGACGAGGAAGCCCGCGCCCAGCGTCTGGCGGTGA
- the ddaH gene encoding dimethylargininase — MSTPETATIIDTATRTAHRRRYLMCRPEHFTVNYSINPWMEPTRPTDTARAVAQWQKLYDLYLELGHEVELIEPLAGYPDMVYTANGGFVIGGRAYVPEFRFVERQGEAPAFADWFRANGFDTVMPEEVNEGEGDFLLVGDVILAGTGFRSTGDSHREVGEVFGREVVSLNLVDPRFYHLDTAIAVLDPVQGVENGGPERANIAYLPGAFDDASRAILEKRFPDAILVSDEDGAVFGLNSASDGYNVIISPRAKGFERQLRERGYNPITVDLSELLLGGGGIKCCTLELRGA; from the coding sequence ATGTCCACGCCTGAAACCGCGACGATCATCGACACCGCGACCCGCACCGCTCACCGCCGTCGCTACCTGATGTGCCGGCCCGAGCACTTCACTGTCAACTACTCCATCAACCCGTGGATGGAGCCCACGCGCCCCACCGACACCGCCAGGGCAGTCGCGCAGTGGCAGAAGCTGTATGACCTCTACCTCGAGCTCGGCCACGAGGTCGAGCTCATCGAGCCGCTCGCCGGGTACCCCGACATGGTCTACACGGCCAACGGCGGGTTCGTCATCGGCGGGCGCGCCTACGTGCCCGAGTTCCGCTTCGTCGAGCGCCAGGGCGAGGCGCCCGCCTTCGCCGACTGGTTCCGTGCGAACGGCTTCGACACGGTCATGCCGGAAGAGGTCAACGAGGGCGAGGGCGACTTCCTGCTCGTCGGCGATGTGATCCTGGCAGGAACCGGCTTCCGCTCGACCGGAGACAGCCACCGCGAGGTCGGTGAGGTCTTCGGCCGCGAGGTCGTCTCACTCAACCTCGTCGACCCGCGCTTCTACCACCTCGACACCGCCATCGCGGTGCTCGATCCGGTGCAGGGCGTCGAGAACGGCGGTCCCGAGCGCGCCAACATCGCCTACCTGCCCGGCGCCTTCGATGACGCGAGCCGCGCGATCCTCGAAAAGCGCTTCCCCGACGCGATCCTCGTCTCCGATGAGGACGGCGCCGTGTTCGGCCTGAACTCTGCGAGCGACGGCTACAACGTGATCATCTCGCCGCGCGCGAAGGGCTTCGAGCGGCAGCTGCGCGAGCGCGGCTACAACCCGATCACCGTCGACCTGTCCGAGCTGCTGCTCGGCGGCGGCGGCATCAAGTGCTGCACGCTCGAACTGCGGGGTGCATGA
- the rocD gene encoding ornithine--oxo-acid transaminase, giving the protein MMSTIETEAVLHEGANPEPHVAENYHPLPVVVAEGDGVWVTDADGKRYLDLLAAYSAVNFGHRHPAIVEALVAQLGRVTLTSRAFMNDQLEPFAAALAELCGKDLVLPMNTGAEAVETGIKVARAWGYRVKGIAEGRARIIVAAGNFHGRTTTIISFSDDEQARDDFGPYTPGFDTVPYGDADAIAAAITDDTAAVLIEPIQGEGGVIIPPEGYLRRVREICDEKNVLFIADEIQSGLGRVGETFACDREGVVPDLYLLGKALGGGILPVSAVVGDRDVLGVIRPGEHGSTFGGNPLAAAVGRKVVEMLSTGEFQERARQLGAHLAAALESLVGHGVTSVRIAGLWAGVDIDPAYGTGREVAEKLRERGVLVKDTHGQTIRIAPPLVIRATELDWAVEQLRLVLAG; this is encoded by the coding sequence ATGATGTCGACGATCGAGACTGAGGCCGTGCTGCACGAGGGGGCGAACCCCGAGCCGCACGTCGCCGAGAACTACCACCCGCTGCCCGTCGTCGTCGCCGAGGGCGACGGGGTGTGGGTGACGGATGCCGACGGCAAGCGCTACCTCGACTTGCTCGCGGCGTACTCGGCCGTGAACTTCGGCCACCGGCATCCCGCCATCGTCGAAGCGCTCGTCGCGCAGCTGGGCCGCGTCACGCTCACCAGCCGGGCGTTCATGAACGACCAGCTCGAGCCGTTCGCCGCCGCGCTCGCCGAACTCTGCGGCAAAGACCTCGTGCTGCCGATGAACACCGGCGCCGAGGCGGTCGAGACGGGCATCAAGGTCGCCCGTGCGTGGGGCTACCGGGTCAAGGGCATCGCCGAGGGGCGGGCGCGCATCATCGTCGCGGCCGGCAACTTCCACGGCCGCACGACCACGATCATCAGCTTCAGCGACGACGAGCAGGCGCGCGACGACTTCGGCCCGTACACGCCCGGTTTCGACACGGTGCCGTACGGGGATGCGGATGCGATCGCCGCCGCGATCACCGATGACACCGCTGCGGTGCTCATCGAGCCGATCCAGGGTGAGGGTGGCGTGATCATCCCGCCCGAGGGCTACCTGCGCCGGGTGCGCGAGATCTGCGACGAGAAGAACGTGCTGTTCATCGCCGACGAGATCCAGTCGGGACTCGGCCGGGTCGGCGAGACCTTCGCGTGCGACCGCGAGGGCGTCGTGCCCGACCTTTACCTGCTCGGCAAGGCGCTCGGCGGGGGCATCCTCCCCGTCTCGGCCGTCGTCGGCGACCGCGACGTGCTGGGTGTCATCCGTCCGGGCGAGCACGGCTCGACCTTCGGCGGCAACCCGCTGGCCGCCGCGGTCGGCCGCAAGGTCGTGGAGATGCTCAGCACGGGCGAGTTCCAGGAGCGGGCTCGTCAGCTGGGCGCTCACCTCGCGGCCGCCCTCGAGTCGCTCGTCGGTCACGGCGTCACCTCGGTGCGCATCGCCGGGCTGTGGGCGGGCGTCGACATCGACCCGGCGTACGGCACCGGCCGCGAGGTCGCCGAGAAGCTGCGCGAGCGGGGCGTACTCGTCAAGGACACGCACGGTCAGACGATCCGCATCGCGCCGCCGCTGGTGATCCGGGCGACCGAGCTCGACTGGGCCGTCGAGCAACTGCGCCTCGTGCTCGCGGGCTGA